One part of the bacterium genome encodes these proteins:
- a CDS encoding histidine phosphatase family protein: MTSDVLPDHVHTTLRAILDLPRTCPVAVLLRHAERGPILQGEVGMEVLLTDAGFREAQELGRQIGQRIVGIDSSPVERCMQTSRAMLEGASGSVAISQSSLLGDPGVFVVDGEKAFENWVRFGNDGVMKRICTQDEPLPGMADPQKAAARLLDHISATIHGKAGVHLFVTHDVILAGFVGRLLGVNPEQDAFPRYLEGAVTWQVGDEVQIRYRDSLVLRPSR, translated from the coding sequence ATGACTTCTGATGTTCTCCCCGACCACGTGCATACCACCCTGAGGGCAATCCTTGATCTGCCAAGAACTTGTCCTGTGGCGGTGCTGTTGCGGCACGCCGAACGTGGCCCCATCCTACAGGGAGAAGTTGGGATGGAGGTCCTGCTTACCGATGCTGGATTTCGTGAAGCCCAGGAACTTGGACGTCAAATCGGTCAGAGGATAGTCGGTATAGATTCGAGTCCGGTTGAACGATGTATGCAAACCAGTAGAGCCATGTTGGAAGGAGCTTCAGGAAGTGTGGCTATCAGCCAGAGTAGTCTGCTTGGAGACCCTGGAGTCTTCGTTGTCGATGGTGAGAAGGCGTTCGAGAACTGGGTGCGATTCGGGAACGACGGAGTGATGAAGCGAATCTGCACACAAGATGAACCACTTCCAGGTATGGCCGATCCCCAGAAGGCAGCAGCGCGGTTGTTGGATCACATTTCCGCAACGATTCATGGCAAGGCTGGTGTGCACCTTTTCGTTACCCACGATGTGATCCTCGCGGGGTTCGTTGGAAGGCTACTTGGAGTGAACCCGGAGCAGGACGCGTTTCCTCGCTACCTTGAGGGGGCGGTTACTTGGCAGGTGGGTGATGAGGTCCAAATTCGCTACCGAGATAGTCTGGTGCTTCGGCCTTCGCGCTAG
- a CDS encoding methyltransferase domain-containing protein produces MTWRDLIVAPNQTHHLRHGEPAYERRFDEVLKFHSPGLAPVRASKEAWHIRPDGSDAYSNRFRRAFGFYEDLAAVDSGSGWFHINAVGSQAYEVSFAWCGNFQEGRCAVRCLSGKYGHINRDGVFTTDPEWNYAGDFRDGVAVIQNNSGKCTHVTQDGSLLHNAWFEDLDVFHKGFARARDEHGWMHINTDGQALYARRFALVEPFYNGQARIERFDGAREVVNERGKCIVELCPPRRSEFAVLSEDLVGYWKTEAIATAVELGVVDALPARSEDIAGKLGLRQDRLHRLLMGLGELGMVVVSGEQWALTAKGSYLRRDHPSSLSEAAAEYSTLLREPWQCLRTAMQSHSEWQPPDIFHSVANDEERLAPHHRMLSSYADHDYAQVPPLLGLEGNERVIDAGGGTGALARQLLKVHPSLHCTLLDLPNVIEAAKRQPGPGSGLHYCSCDLFEAWPITADAVVLARVLHDWDDENAVQILRNARRSLETKGRLFVIEMIRPDEGFGGSLCDLHLLAVTGGQERTREEFADLLDRSGFSLKEVRSTSSVVSVLVGTAK; encoded by the coding sequence ATGACTTGGAGGGACTTGATCGTAGCCCCGAATCAAACGCATCATCTTCGTCATGGAGAGCCTGCTTACGAAAGGCGATTCGATGAGGTCTTGAAGTTCCATTCACCGGGCCTCGCCCCGGTTCGTGCGAGTAAGGAAGCTTGGCACATTCGCCCCGACGGGTCTGATGCTTACTCTAATCGATTTCGACGGGCGTTCGGATTCTACGAAGACCTCGCGGCGGTGGATTCTGGCTCTGGATGGTTTCACATCAATGCGGTAGGTAGCCAAGCCTATGAAGTGAGTTTCGCGTGGTGCGGCAATTTCCAGGAAGGCCGATGTGCAGTGCGGTGCTTGAGTGGGAAGTACGGCCATATCAATCGCGATGGAGTCTTCACAACAGACCCCGAGTGGAACTATGCGGGCGACTTTCGAGATGGTGTTGCCGTCATCCAGAACAACAGCGGCAAGTGCACGCACGTAACCCAGGACGGCAGCCTTTTGCACAACGCTTGGTTCGAGGATCTGGACGTCTTCCACAAGGGATTCGCACGGGCTCGCGATGAGCATGGCTGGATGCATATCAACACAGACGGGCAGGCGCTGTACGCACGTCGCTTTGCGCTCGTAGAGCCATTCTACAACGGCCAAGCCAGGATCGAACGGTTCGATGGAGCCCGCGAAGTGGTGAATGAGCGCGGCAAGTGCATCGTGGAACTCTGTCCCCCTCGACGCTCGGAGTTCGCTGTATTGTCTGAAGATCTCGTTGGCTACTGGAAGACAGAGGCGATCGCCACTGCCGTTGAGCTTGGTGTAGTGGATGCTCTTCCCGCAAGGTCCGAGGATATCGCGGGGAAGCTAGGCCTGCGACAGGATCGACTCCACCGACTTCTCATGGGACTCGGAGAGTTGGGTATGGTGGTGGTGTCAGGCGAGCAATGGGCCCTTACGGCGAAGGGAAGTTATCTTCGTCGTGATCATCCTTCTTCGTTGTCCGAGGCCGCCGCAGAGTACAGCACGTTGCTCAGGGAACCGTGGCAGTGTCTCCGGACGGCGATGCAGTCACATTCAGAATGGCAGCCTCCAGATATCTTTCATTCTGTTGCAAACGATGAAGAGCGCCTGGCCCCGCATCACAGGATGCTGAGCAGCTATGCTGATCATGACTATGCTCAAGTTCCGCCGCTCCTTGGCCTTGAGGGTAACGAGCGTGTCATCGATGCAGGCGGGGGAACTGGTGCGCTTGCGCGGCAACTTCTGAAAGTCCACCCGTCGCTTCACTGTACGCTTCTGGATTTGCCAAACGTTATCGAGGCCGCAAAGAGGCAGCCGGGGCCCGGTAGTGGTCTTCACTACTGCTCTTGTGACCTGTTTGAGGCCTGGCCCATTACTGCGGACGCCGTGGTTTTGGCACGGGTGCTTCATGACTGGGACGACGAAAATGCGGTGCAAATCCTGCGCAACGCGAGACGGTCGCTGGAGACGAAAGGCAGGCTCTTCGTTATCGAGATGATCCGTCCTGACGAGGGGTTCGGAGGTTCCCTTTGCGATCTCCACCTTCTGGCTGTGACCGGCGGACAAGAGCGCACTCGGGAGGAGTTCGCGGATCTTCTCGATCGATCAGGATTCTCGCTGAAGGAGGTTCGTTCGACTTCGTCAGTCGTTTCAGTTCTGGTAGGCACTGCAAAATGA
- a CDS encoding winged helix DNA-binding protein produces the protein MINRLREKVSPDDRRELLDDVRYAPAWIGDILRALATDASESNGTPQNDASDVPTEAEARPPLVVEDWSPVGAALHNAQEVDWQELTEGTASIINRPQVHVIIEGTKSEKRTPGRKKNLFAPTSSRVVHWLLLHSGREWTAREIGEATGVDSGHMSRILERLREKDLIECEGRTIRVPEPDTLLSAWREAYTPPCGNILKGVIPSKSGQQAMSALEKRLRAARRRYAFTGFGGAYLWGGQADFQLVTCYLEGKLSSQLKRKLHFVQCEEDAANVWVMEYADQVAFLGTERRLQTQVASPIFTHVDLAIHPEGAREGAAHLLEKIGNEEC, from the coding sequence TTGATCAATCGGCTTCGAGAGAAAGTCAGCCCTGATGATCGCCGGGAACTCCTGGACGATGTGCGCTACGCTCCGGCGTGGATTGGCGACATCCTGAGGGCGCTGGCGACCGATGCGAGTGAATCGAACGGCACCCCACAGAACGACGCCTCGGATGTTCCCACTGAGGCCGAAGCCCGGCCACCTCTTGTGGTTGAAGATTGGAGCCCAGTCGGCGCGGCGCTCCACAACGCTCAGGAAGTCGATTGGCAGGAACTTACCGAGGGGACCGCCAGCATCATAAATCGTCCCCAAGTCCACGTGATCATCGAGGGCACCAAGTCGGAGAAGCGAACTCCGGGGCGAAAGAAGAACCTCTTCGCACCCACGAGTTCACGCGTCGTCCACTGGCTTCTTCTCCATTCCGGTAGAGAATGGACTGCACGCGAGATCGGAGAGGCTACTGGCGTGGACAGCGGGCACATGAGCCGCATCCTGGAGCGTCTTCGCGAGAAAGATTTGATCGAGTGCGAGGGAAGAACCATTCGCGTCCCAGAGCCCGACACACTCCTGAGTGCATGGCGTGAGGCTTACACCCCGCCATGCGGGAACATCCTGAAAGGCGTGATCCCAAGCAAGTCAGGGCAACAGGCGATGTCGGCCCTGGAGAAACGCCTGCGGGCCGCAAGACGCAGGTACGCTTTCACCGGATTCGGCGGAGCTTACCTTTGGGGTGGTCAGGCGGACTTCCAACTCGTCACCTGCTATCTCGAAGGCAAGCTCAGCTCCCAGCTCAAGAGGAAGCTCCACTTTGTGCAATGCGAGGAAGACGCCGCCAACGTCTGGGTCATGGAGTACGCTGACCAGGTCGCCTTCCTGGGCACCGAAAGGAGGCTTCAAACCCAAGTCGCAAGCCCCATTTTCACCCACGTGGACCTGGCAATCCATCCCGAGGGGGCGAGGGAAGGCGCTGCTCACCTGCTGGAGAAAATTGGAAATGAAGAATGCTAG
- a CDS encoding glycosyltransferase — MRILKVIHGYPMRYNAGSEVYSQTICRALADSHEVRVFTREEDPLRPDFEVRQETDPTDSRVLLHLVNNPRHRDRYRVTDIDVRFGSLLDDFQPDIVHVGHLNHLSTSLVNEAVSRAIAVVMTLHDYWLMCPRGQFMQMFPESKGETWAACDGQEDRKCAERCYARYFSGAPEEQPTDIEHWADWVGRRMQHVRSLTDSIDTFIAPAHYLARKFEKDFGLPASRIRYLDYGFDLKRFTGRQRTQGEPFTFGYIGTHTAPKGIHLLLKAFASVEPPVRLRIWGRDTGAVTDSLKRLVESFGEGAQERVEWLPEYRNEEIIDQVFNKIDALVVPSIWVENSPLVIHEAQQARVPVITANVGGMAEYVKHEVNGLLFDFRNVDSLAEQMQRLASEKELARRLGHRGYLNDPKGNIPSIEDHVRELEGIYRDAIRRRDSHEVSHSKGPWRITFDTNPDTCNLHCIMCEEHSPHSPLQKERKEAGRPPRIMPFEMIERVIAEAAPNGLKEVIPSTMGEPLLYDHFEGIIDLCQRYGVKLNLTTNGTFPRLGAKRWAELVCPVGSDVKISWNGATKATEESIMIGARWEKVLENVREFIAIRDRIAENGGNRCRVTFQLTFLDANVHELADIVRLAVDLGIDRVKGHHLWAHFEEIKGQSMRRTPESINRWNHAVSEAFAAAQERTLPNGQQILLENIYPLSRDAVEDIAPGGPCPFLGQEAWISAVGRFDPCCAPDAQRRTLGDFGELNGQGIMDIWRGQPYRELLENYRSHSLCRGCNMRKPVKEAGEP; from the coding sequence GTGCGAATACTGAAAGTGATTCATGGGTACCCGATGCGGTACAATGCGGGGTCGGAGGTTTACTCACAGACGATCTGTCGAGCCTTGGCGGATTCCCACGAGGTACGGGTCTTCACGCGGGAGGAGGATCCCCTCCGTCCAGACTTCGAGGTTCGCCAGGAAACAGACCCCACGGACAGCCGGGTGCTTCTTCATTTGGTGAACAACCCCAGGCACCGGGATCGGTACCGCGTCACGGACATCGATGTTCGCTTCGGAAGCCTCCTTGATGACTTTCAACCTGACATTGTGCATGTCGGCCATCTGAACCACCTTTCCACCTCTTTGGTGAACGAGGCTGTGTCTCGGGCCATTGCTGTCGTAATGACGCTTCACGACTACTGGCTCATGTGCCCCCGTGGTCAGTTCATGCAGATGTTCCCGGAATCGAAGGGCGAGACTTGGGCAGCGTGCGATGGACAGGAGGACCGTAAGTGCGCCGAACGGTGCTACGCCCGGTACTTCAGTGGTGCCCCAGAGGAACAACCAACAGACATCGAGCATTGGGCTGACTGGGTCGGACGGAGAATGCAGCACGTTCGCTCGCTGACAGATAGTATCGACACCTTCATCGCTCCCGCCCATTATCTTGCCCGGAAGTTCGAGAAGGACTTCGGTCTGCCAGCGTCGAGGATACGTTACCTCGACTACGGCTTTGATCTCAAACGGTTCACCGGCAGGCAGCGGACTCAGGGCGAACCCTTTACATTCGGCTACATCGGAACACACACAGCACCGAAAGGCATTCACCTGCTGCTCAAGGCGTTCGCCTCGGTGGAACCCCCAGTCCGGTTGCGCATCTGGGGCCGGGATACAGGCGCTGTTACTGACAGCCTGAAGCGTCTGGTCGAGTCATTTGGTGAGGGCGCTCAAGAGCGGGTAGAATGGCTTCCTGAGTACCGGAACGAAGAGATCATAGATCAGGTCTTCAACAAGATCGACGCACTCGTGGTACCTTCGATTTGGGTCGAAAACTCTCCCTTGGTCATACACGAAGCGCAGCAGGCCCGTGTACCTGTCATCACCGCAAATGTGGGTGGGATGGCCGAATACGTAAAGCACGAGGTGAACGGGCTCCTGTTTGACTTCCGAAATGTTGATTCGCTTGCGGAACAGATGCAACGTCTTGCTTCGGAAAAGGAGTTGGCGCGGCGACTTGGGCATCGAGGCTATCTGAATGATCCGAAGGGAAACATCCCTTCCATCGAGGATCACGTCAGGGAACTTGAAGGCATCTATCGAGATGCAATTCGGCGACGCGATTCACACGAAGTCAGCCACTCAAAAGGTCCCTGGCGCATCACCTTTGATACCAATCCAGACACCTGCAACCTGCATTGCATCATGTGCGAGGAACACTCGCCCCACAGCCCGCTGCAAAAGGAACGGAAGGAAGCGGGGCGTCCTCCAAGAATCATGCCTTTTGAGATGATAGAGCGCGTAATTGCAGAGGCCGCTCCCAACGGACTGAAAGAGGTCATTCCCTCTACGATGGGTGAACCTCTGCTCTACGACCATTTCGAGGGCATCATCGATCTCTGCCAGCGTTACGGCGTGAAGCTGAACCTGACCACGAACGGCACCTTCCCGCGACTCGGAGCCAAGCGCTGGGCCGAGTTGGTTTGTCCAGTCGGCTCTGATGTGAAGATCTCCTGGAACGGCGCGACAAAGGCGACCGAGGAGTCGATCATGATCGGGGCTCGCTGGGAGAAGGTTCTAGAGAACGTCAGGGAGTTTATCGCCATTCGCGATCGGATTGCCGAGAATGGAGGCAACCGTTGCCGGGTAACCTTCCAACTCACATTTCTCGATGCAAACGTACATGAGCTGGCGGATATTGTACGACTGGCGGTGGACCTGGGGATTGATCGCGTGAAGGGGCATCACCTGTGGGCGCACTTCGAGGAGATCAAGGGGCAGTCGATGAGACGAACGCCCGAGTCAATCAATCGATGGAACCATGCTGTTTCGGAGGCGTTCGCTGCTGCGCAGGAACGTACACTACCAAACGGACAGCAAATTCTGTTGGAAAACATCTACCCACTAAGCAGGGACGCGGTTGAGGACATCGCACCTGGTGGCCCCTGCCCCTTTCTTGGACAAGAGGCGTGGATCAGTGCCGTTGGCAGATTCGACCCCTGCTGTGCTCCAGATGCTCAGCGGCGGACACTTGGCGACTTTGGCGAGTTGAACGGTCAGGGCATCATGGATATATGGCGCGGCCAGCCCTATCGTGAGCTTCTCGAAAACTACAGGAGTCACTCCCTTTGTCGGGGCTGCAACATGAGGAAACCTGTCAAGGAGGCCGGTGAGCCATGA